One window of the Peptacetobacter hiranonis genome contains the following:
- a CDS encoding ABC transporter ATP-binding protein, whose amino-acid sequence MIEFKDVSKSFKDKKVLDNVSFNIEEGEFICIIGGSGCGKTTALKMINKLILPTDGTIYVNGKDISKENEIELRRNIGYVIQQTGLFPHMTVRENIELIPKIKNKRNKEKEGKKEEAEKLLENVRNVLTMVGLDPDEYMDKYPVQMSGGQQQRVGVARAFASNPDIILMDEPFSALDPITRNQLQDELVALQDKLRKTIVFVTHDMGEAIKLADRICILNEGKIQQFDTPEQILKHPANDFVLNFVGKKRIWDSPELIKAEDIMIENPIVCISRLKAIKAQNIMREHRVDSLMVIDENRKFLGKVYASDASLEVNRTKRVLDIMDTNCVSVSPRDSIVDVLNKAKEFNMYTIPVVDNEKLVGLITKSTLVTALSKKYDESEVE is encoded by the coding sequence ATGATTGAATTTAAAGATGTATCAAAATCATTTAAAGACAAAAAAGTACTGGATAATGTATCTTTCAATATTGAAGAAGGGGAATTTATTTGTATAATCGGAGGAAGTGGATGCGGTAAAACAACTGCCTTAAAAATGATTAATAAATTAATACTCCCAACAGACGGAACTATATACGTTAATGGAAAGGATATAAGTAAGGAAAACGAAATAGAGCTTAGAAGAAATATCGGATATGTAATCCAGCAGACAGGGCTTTTCCCTCATATGACAGTTAGGGAAAATATCGAATTAATACCAAAAATAAAGAATAAAAGAAACAAGGAAAAAGAAGGAAAAAAAGAAGAAGCTGAAAAACTTCTAGAAAATGTAAGAAATGTGCTTACAATGGTTGGACTTGATCCAGATGAATATATGGATAAATATCCAGTTCAGATGAGTGGTGGTCAGCAGCAGAGAGTTGGAGTTGCAAGAGCATTTGCAAGTAATCCGGACATAATATTAATGGACGAACCATTTAGTGCACTGGATCCAATAACAAGAAACCAGTTACAAGATGAGCTTGTAGCATTGCAGGACAAATTAAGAAAAACAATAGTCTTTGTAACTCATGACATGGGTGAAGCTATAAAACTAGCTGATAGAATTTGTATATTAAACGAAGGAAAAATTCAGCAGTTTGATACTCCAGAGCAGATATTAAAACATCCAGCAAACGACTTTGTTTTAAACTTTGTCGGAAAGAAACGTATTTGGGATTCTCCAGAGCTTATAAAAGCAGAAGATATAATGATAGAAAACCCTATAGTTTGTATATCAAGACTAAAAGCTATCAAGGCTCAGAATATAATGAGAGAGCATAGAGTCGATAGTTTAATGGTAATAGACGAAAATAGAAAATTCTTAGGTAAAGTATATGCATCTGATGCATCATTAGAAGTTAATAGAACAAAAAGAGTATTAGATATAATGGATACAAATTGCGTATCTGTATCACCTAGAGATTCTATAGTAGATGTATTAAATAAAGCAAAGGAATTTAATATGTACACAATTCCGGTTGTGGACAATGAAAAATTAGTAGGGCTTATAACAAAGAGTACACTTGTTACAGCACTTTCTAAGAAATACGATGAAAGTGAGGTTGAATAA
- a CDS encoding Sapep family Mn(2+)-dependent dipeptidase, producing the protein MENKIKNIVNENSRDMVESIKAAVRINSVMDEKTTTESMPFGKGVDDALRKTLEIAESLGFKTVYKDGYYGYAEVGEGEELIGILGHIDVVPVGDESKWKFPPFSATEEDGYIYGRGTQDDKGPTIAAMYAVKALLDVGVKFGKRVRFIIGGDEENLWRCIAKYTENGEEIPSMGFTPDSSFPVTNAEKSLVQFYLRGKGSKELSLNISGALNAVPGVANYTGKLADKLVEKLDELKFEYEKDGESVTVIGKRVHSASADKGVNAIERLCKALYEIGVEDDVVRFVAELSDSVGSKILPNCIDDVSGTLTFNLGELIINENESVLGYDSRIPVKYTIEDLENAVKEKAANYGLEFEEFDRLKSLYVPADSKLIKTLVSVYEQETGLEGTPMSSGGATYAKALDNCVAFGAMFPFDEKTEHQENERVDIKNTIKATEIYALAIYKLLKL; encoded by the coding sequence ATGGAAAATAAAATTAAAAATATAGTTAACGAAAACAGCAGAGATATGGTTGAATCAATCAAAGCTGCTGTAAGAATAAATAGTGTAATGGATGAAAAAACTACAACAGAATCAATGCCTTTTGGTAAGGGAGTAGACGATGCTCTTAGAAAAACTCTAGAAATAGCAGAATCTCTAGGGTTTAAGACTGTATACAAAGATGGATACTACGGATATGCAGAAGTTGGAGAAGGAGAAGAACTTATAGGAATATTAGGGCATATAGATGTTGTTCCTGTAGGAGATGAATCTAAGTGGAAATTCCCTCCATTTTCAGCTACTGAAGAAGACGGGTATATATACGGAAGAGGAACTCAGGATGACAAAGGTCCTACAATAGCTGCAATGTATGCTGTTAAGGCTCTTTTAGATGTTGGGGTGAAGTTTGGTAAAAGAGTTAGATTTATAATCGGTGGTGATGAAGAAAATTTATGGAGATGTATTGCAAAATATACAGAAAATGGTGAAGAAATACCATCTATGGGATTTACACCAGATTCTTCATTCCCAGTGACAAACGCAGAAAAATCTTTAGTGCAGTTCTATCTAAGAGGAAAAGGATCTAAAGAATTAAGTTTAAATATTTCGGGTGCATTAAACGCAGTTCCTGGAGTAGCTAACTACACAGGAAAACTTGCTGATAAATTAGTAGAAAAACTAGATGAGTTAAAATTTGAATATGAAAAAGATGGTGAAAGTGTAACTGTTATTGGAAAAAGAGTGCACTCTGCATCTGCTGACAAGGGAGTAAATGCAATAGAAAGACTTTGCAAGGCTCTTTATGAAATAGGCGTAGAAGATGATGTTGTGAGATTTGTTGCTGAATTATCTGACTCAGTTGGAAGTAAGATATTACCTAATTGTATTGATGATGTATCTGGAACACTTACTTTTAACTTAGGAGAACTTATAATAAACGAAAATGAATCTGTGCTTGGATACGACTCAAGAATTCCGGTGAAATATACTATAGAAGACTTAGAAAATGCAGTAAAAGAAAAAGCTGCTAACTATGGACTTGAATTTGAAGAATTTGATAGACTAAAATCTCTTTATGTTCCAGCAGATTCTAAACTTATTAAAACACTTGTTTCTGTGTACGAACAGGAAACAGGGCTTGAAGGAACTCCTATGTCATCAGGTGGTGCAACTTACGCAAAAGCACTTGATAACTGTGTAGCATTTGGAGCAATGTTCCCATTTGACGAAAAAACTGAGCACCAGGAAAATGAAAGAGTAGATATAAAAAATACGATAAAAGCTACTGAAATATATGCTTTAGCTATATACAAACTATTAAAATTATAA
- a CDS encoding DUF554 domain-containing protein has translation MIATFVNCGVIIVGCIIGLFIKGGIPERFNKIIMNGLALCAMFIGFSGALEGNNTIITIVSMAVGALIGELIDIDKWLNKLGETIQAKLDKGDGKESRIAEGFVNASLLYCVGAMSIVGALQAGLSGNYDTIYAKTVLDGVSSVIFSASMGIGVIFSSVTVLLYQGGITLCATFLSGILSQAVIAEMTAVGSLMIVGLGLNLLEVTDIKIANLLPGILVPVVLGLIGLV, from the coding sequence ATGATAGCAACATTTGTAAACTGTGGCGTTATAATAGTTGGGTGTATAATAGGTCTTTTTATTAAAGGCGGTATACCAGAGAGATTTAATAAGATTATAATGAACGGATTGGCACTTTGTGCGATGTTTATAGGTTTTTCAGGAGCATTAGAAGGAAATAATACGATAATCACTATAGTTTCTATGGCTGTTGGTGCGTTAATCGGTGAGCTTATAGACATCGATAAGTGGCTGAACAAACTTGGTGAAACAATACAGGCAAAACTTGATAAAGGTGATGGAAAAGAGAGCAGAATTGCAGAAGGTTTTGTAAATGCTAGTTTATTATACTGTGTTGGAGCAATGTCTATAGTAGGTGCGCTTCAAGCAGGACTTTCTGGCAATTACGATACTATTTATGCAAAAACTGTACTAGATGGAGTTAGCTCTGTTATATTCTCTGCGTCTATGGGAATAGGGGTTATTTTTTCATCTGTGACAGTTCTTTTATATCAGGGAGGAATCACACTTTGTGCGACATTTTTATCTGGAATTTTAAGTCAAGCTGTTATTGCAGAAATGACTGCTGTTGGAAGTCTTATGATTGTTGGACTTGGACTTAATCTTTTAGAGGTTACTGATATAAAGATAGCTAACCTATTGCCGGGGATATTGGTGCCGGTAGTGTTGGGACTAATAGGACTAGTGTAA
- a CDS encoding cell wall-binding repeat-containing protein, with amino-acid sequence MKFREKASALVLCAVLLGTSIVPVSAANKDEIVGSNRYDTAAKIADRMGNYDTAILVNSDKSLADGLSASSLAGKENAPILLVRQNSIPSETLSRLQNVKKVYIIGGTAAISKNVENQLQGKAIQRIEGKNRIDTSEKVAALVGNYDEAFIVNGNKGEADAMSVAAVAARDKAPILLTNGNSTNQQKRSGVSYYVVGGEAVVSSSLVNKFGAVRLSGSNRYRTNKVVVERFYANSDKLYFTKGDKLVDALTVSSLAKTDGVVFVSSTSDKSILNNKSTLIQVGGMDKSIVDSIFENEDKVDKSSLVVGNDYAEIMRCEDFPFEQYKIKATDIDGTDITHKVKWIGTGGPDEKPLHEIDTSVAGGFPIEFYVTLKDGRVLHEPGFLAVGTDLNDEKPEGNEPSTNINVNSEAYQAEYRKEFYKLINEHRVSKIVQPLTPEYGLERWAYLKSKHMADNNYFDHKYNGQMIDDMYPNEGGSVMLSGENIFYSFGRNLTAKEFAKYSFENWRESDGHNRNMLSSSYNHVGVAVYQSNDGKIYATTDFGW; translated from the coding sequence ATGAAATTTAGAGAAAAGGCAAGTGCTTTAGTATTATGTGCAGTATTACTAGGAACTTCTATTGTTCCAGTATCTGCAGCAAATAAGGATGAAATAGTAGGGTCAAACAGATACGACACTGCTGCAAAAATTGCTGATAGAATGGGAAATTATGATACAGCAATACTTGTAAATTCAGATAAAAGCTTAGCAGATGGACTTTCTGCGTCTTCGTTAGCAGGTAAAGAAAACGCTCCAATACTATTGGTAAGACAGAATTCTATACCATCAGAAACATTATCTAGACTTCAAAATGTAAAGAAAGTTTACATAATCGGTGGTACTGCTGCAATAAGCAAAAATGTTGAAAACCAACTACAGGGTAAAGCAATTCAGAGAATAGAGGGTAAAAATAGAATTGATACTTCAGAAAAAGTTGCTGCACTTGTAGGAAACTATGATGAAGCATTTATAGTTAATGGAAACAAAGGTGAAGCAGATGCAATGTCTGTAGCAGCTGTAGCAGCTAGAGATAAAGCTCCAATACTATTAACAAATGGAAACTCAACAAATCAGCAAAAGAGATCTGGAGTTAGCTATTATGTTGTTGGAGGAGAAGCAGTTGTTTCAAGTTCATTAGTAAATAAATTTGGAGCAGTAAGATTAAGTGGTTCAAATAGATATCGGACTAATAAAGTGGTAGTAGAAAGATTCTATGCTAATTCAGATAAATTATACTTCACAAAAGGTGACAAATTAGTAGATGCGCTTACAGTATCTTCTTTAGCAAAAACTGATGGTGTAGTTTTTGTATCTAGTACTTCAGATAAGAGTATATTAAATAATAAATCTACACTAATTCAAGTAGGTGGAATGGATAAATCAATAGTTGATTCTATATTTGAAAATGAAGATAAAGTAGATAAATCATCTTTAGTAGTGGGAAATGACTATGCTGAAATAATGAGATGTGAAGATTTCCCATTTGAGCAATATAAAATAAAAGCAACTGATATAGATGGTACTGACATAACTCATAAAGTTAAATGGATAGGTACAGGTGGTCCTGATGAAAAACCTCTTCATGAAATTGATACAAGCGTAGCAGGTGGATTTCCAATAGAATTTTATGTAACATTAAAAGATGGAAGAGTTTTACATGAACCAGGATTCCTTGCTGTTGGAACAGATTTAAATGATGAAAAACCAGAAGGAAATGAACCTAGTACAAATATAAATGTAAACTCTGAAGCTTATCAGGCGGAATATAGAAAAGAATTCTATAAATTAATAAATGAGCATAGAGTTTCTAAAATAGTACAGCCTCTAACACCAGAATATGGATTAGAAAGATGGGCATATTTAAAATCTAAACACATGGCAGATAATAATTACTTTGATCATAAATATAATGGACAAATGATAGATGATATGTATCCTAATGAGGGTGGAAGTGTTATGTTATCTGGAGAAAATATATTCTACTCTTTTGGACGTAATTTAACAGCAAAAGAATTTGCAAAATATTCATTTGAAAACTGGAGAGAATCTGATGGACACAATAGAAATATGTTAAGTAGTTCATATAATCATGTAGGTGTTGCAGTTTATCAGTCAAATGATGGTAAGATTTATGCAACTACTGACTTTGGATGGTAA
- a CDS encoding prolyl-tRNA synthetase associated domain-containing protein: MEKIYTTEPTEIEQKVYDILDELGVDYGVVEHEPLYTAEDLNKIKEQAPGLHAKNLFLRNAKGNKYYLIVAEDSKPVNLKEVKKLIGSTNLSFASEDRLMKVLKLVPGSVNPFSLVNDEEKVVELYIEKELLSGELLNFHPNVNYKTVTISLDGLKKYLDHIGVTLNEIEL, translated from the coding sequence ATGGAAAAAATATATACAACTGAACCTACTGAAATAGAACAGAAGGTATACGATATATTAGACGAGCTTGGTGTAGATTATGGTGTAGTAGAACACGAACCACTATACACAGCAGAAGATCTTAATAAGATAAAAGAACAGGCTCCAGGTCTTCACGCTAAGAACCTATTCCTTAGAAATGCAAAAGGAAACAAATACTACCTTATAGTTGCAGAAGATTCAAAACCAGTTAATCTTAAAGAAGTTAAGAAACTTATAGGCAGCACAAATCTTTCTTTCGCATCAGAAGATAGATTAATGAAAGTATTAAAATTAGTTCCAGGAAGTGTAAATCCATTCTCTTTAGTTAATGATGAAGAAAAAGTTGTTGAACTTTATATAGAAAAAGAACTTTTATCAGGAGAACTTTTAAACTTCCATCCAAATGTAAACTACAAAACAGTAACTATATCTTTAGATGGTTTAAAAAAATACCTTGATCATATAGGTGTTACTTTAAACGAAATAGAATTATAG
- a CDS encoding MATE family efflux transporter — MAEENKMGVMPINKLLITMSLPIMISMLVQALYNIVDSMFVAQINEDALTAVSLAFPIQNLMIAVATGTGVGINALLSRSLGEKNRKQASAAANNGVFLAIMSWVAFLVIGMLFSRPFFIMQNAGERITEYGITYMTICCSLSFGIFLQITFERILQATGRTFYSMISQLTGAIVNIILDPIFIFGLFGAPKLGVAGAAIATVFGQMSAMTLAMFFNHKINHDIDLHFRSFRPSLNIIVKIYRVGIPSIIMASISSVMTFGMNQILLTFTKTSAAFFGVYIKLQSFVYMPVFGLNNGLVPIVSYNYGAQNRKRILKSIKLATTYAIGIMIFGTVLFECAPKVLLGIFNPSEEMIRIGVPGLRIIATHFILASVSIVLSTVFQALNQSSFSLIISVARQLFVLLPVAYFMSKTGNINFVWLSYPIAEIVSLVICLGFFKKIYDEKIKHIPDGATC, encoded by the coding sequence ATGGCAGAAGAGAATAAGATGGGAGTTATGCCTATAAATAAACTATTGATTACTATGTCGTTGCCTATTATGATTTCGATGCTTGTTCAGGCACTATATAATATAGTAGATAGTATGTTTGTTGCGCAGATTAATGAGGATGCGCTGACTGCGGTATCTTTAGCGTTTCCAATACAGAATCTTATGATTGCGGTTGCTACAGGTACAGGTGTTGGTATAAATGCGCTGCTTTCAAGAAGTTTAGGAGAAAAGAATAGAAAGCAAGCAAGTGCAGCAGCTAATAATGGTGTATTTTTAGCAATTATGAGTTGGGTTGCATTTTTAGTAATAGGAATGTTATTTAGCCGTCCTTTCTTTATAATGCAAAATGCTGGAGAAAGGATAACTGAGTATGGAATAACTTATATGACAATATGTTGTTCGTTATCTTTTGGAATATTTTTACAGATAACTTTTGAAAGAATTCTTCAGGCAACAGGTCGCACTTTCTACTCAATGATATCTCAGTTGACAGGCGCGATTGTCAACATAATATTAGATCCGATTTTTATTTTTGGATTATTTGGAGCACCAAAACTGGGTGTTGCTGGTGCAGCTATTGCAACAGTTTTTGGTCAGATGTCTGCTATGACACTTGCGATGTTTTTCAATCACAAGATAAATCACGATATTGATCTACACTTTAGAAGTTTTAGACCGTCTCTAAATATAATAGTAAAAATTTACAGAGTAGGGATTCCGAGTATAATAATGGCAAGTATTTCGTCAGTTATGACATTTGGTATGAACCAGATTTTACTTACTTTTACAAAGACTTCAGCAGCATTCTTTGGAGTGTACATAAAGCTACAGAGCTTTGTATACATGCCTGTATTCGGTCTAAACAATGGCTTAGTTCCAATAGTTTCGTACAATTACGGTGCACAGAATAGAAAGCGTATATTAAAATCAATTAAACTAGCTACAACTTATGCTATTGGAATAATGATTTTTGGAACAGTATTATTTGAATGTGCTCCTAAGGTACTTTTAGGTATATTTAATCCGTCAGAGGAAATGATTAGAATAGGAGTTCCGGGGCTTAGAATTATAGCTACTCATTTTATATTAGCATCAGTGAGTATAGTGCTTAGTACTGTTTTCCAGGCATTAAATCAGAGTTCATTCTCGCTTATTATCTCTGTTGCAAGACAGTTATTTGTACTTTTACCAGTTGCGTATTTTATGTCTAAAACAGGTAATATCAATTTTGTTTGGTTATCTTATCCGATAGCTGAAATTGTTTCACTTGTGATTTGTTTAGGATTCTTTAAGAAGATTTACGACGAAAAGATCAAACATATACCAGATGGAGCAACTTGTTAA
- a CDS encoding ABC transporter permease/substrate-binding protein translates to MSGFIEYMQQNSGTVLNLCIEHIQLTVIAIAIAILIGVPLGILITYFKPAKKPIMGMTNIIQAIPSMALLGFMIPLFGIGTKPAIVMVTLYSLLPIIKNTVAGLNNINPDTIEAAKGIGLDRFQILYKVQIPLAAPVIMAGVRISAVGAVGLMTLAAFIGAGGLGYLVYAGIRTVNNAQILAGAVPACILALLIDYIFSVLERVVTPKNLQLSVNRSKFAKVMDKVVVAVLCVALIGSFAFSALTKVTSDREITIGSMDFTEQEILNYILKYYIEDNSDIKVNQSLSLGASSIVLDAIKGGDVDLYVDYTGTIYGSVLGKEPNSDVEEVYNTVKDEMKSQYNLNVLKSLGFNNTYTLAVKKETAEKYNLETISDLARVSNKLVFSPTLTFVERKDCLVGLQETYPVNFKDIVPIDGSPRYTALMSGECDVIDAYSTDGLLKKFDLKVLKDDKQFFLPYNAIPVTNDRVKEDFPEVEKLLNELGQYLNEETMVDLNYRVDELKQKPSDVAKDFLQEKGLIK, encoded by the coding sequence ATGAGTGGTTTTATAGAATATATGCAACAAAATTCAGGAACAGTTTTAAACTTGTGTATTGAACATATACAGTTGACTGTAATAGCAATAGCTATAGCAATACTTATAGGTGTGCCTCTTGGGATACTTATAACATACTTCAAACCAGCTAAGAAACCTATAATGGGTATGACTAATATAATACAGGCAATACCTTCAATGGCTCTTTTAGGGTTTATGATTCCTCTATTTGGGATAGGTACAAAGCCAGCAATAGTAATGGTTACTCTATACTCATTACTACCAATTATAAAAAATACAGTTGCAGGACTTAATAACATCAACCCAGATACAATAGAAGCTGCAAAAGGTATAGGACTTGATAGATTCCAGATTCTATACAAGGTGCAGATACCACTAGCTGCTCCAGTTATAATGGCAGGGGTTAGAATAAGTGCCGTTGGTGCAGTTGGTCTTATGACACTTGCAGCATTCATAGGTGCTGGAGGACTTGGATACTTAGTATATGCAGGTATTCGTACAGTAAACAATGCACAGATATTAGCAGGTGCAGTACCAGCTTGTATACTTGCATTATTAATAGACTATATATTCTCAGTACTTGAAAGAGTTGTTACTCCTAAAAACTTACAGCTTTCTGTGAATAGAAGTAAATTCGCAAAAGTTATGGATAAAGTTGTAGTTGCAGTACTTTGTGTAGCACTTATTGGAAGTTTTGCATTTAGTGCATTGACAAAGGTAACATCAGACAGAGAAATTACAATAGGTAGTATGGACTTTACAGAACAGGAAATTCTAAACTACATATTAAAATATTATATAGAAGATAATAGTGATATTAAGGTAAATCAGTCGCTTTCACTTGGAGCATCTTCAATAGTGCTAGATGCTATTAAAGGTGGAGATGTCGATTTATATGTAGACTACACAGGAACAATATACGGAAGTGTTCTTGGAAAAGAGCCTAATAGCGATGTAGAAGAGGTTTATAATACAGTAAAAGATGAAATGAAATCTCAGTACAACTTAAATGTATTAAAATCATTAGGATTTAATAATACATATACATTAGCTGTTAAGAAAGAAACTGCAGAAAAATATAACCTAGAAACAATTAGTGATTTAGCTAGAGTTTCTAATAAGTTGGTATTTTCTCCAACACTGACATTCGTTGAAAGAAAGGACTGTTTAGTAGGTCTTCAGGAAACTTATCCAGTAAACTTCAAGGATATAGTTCCAATAGATGGATCTCCAAGATATACAGCTTTAATGAGTGGCGAATGTGATGTTATAGATGCATACTCTACTGACGGACTTCTTAAGAAATTCGATTTAAAAGTACTAAAGGACGATAAACAGTTCTTCCTACCTTATAATGCGATACCTGTTACAAATGACAGGGTAAAAGAAGATTTTCCAGAAGTTGAAAAGCTTTTAAATGAGTTAGGTCAGTATTTGAATGAAGAAACAATGGTAGACTTAAACTACAGAGTTGATGAATTGAAACAGAAACCATCAGATGTAGCTAAGGACTTCCTACAGGAAAAAGGATTAATTAAATAA
- a CDS encoding CAP domain-containing protein produces MISLGSRTSELARLKANHMADLGYCGHTYDDSQTKLYTDRWRKGDTMGYKLWVWDIYPDVQGDGKGSICPLGENVYMSSGYRLKPEDLANHIFTSWVDSPMHNDALLSEQVDYYGFHVTKASNSKIYAAYDISELVTWNTIK; encoded by the coding sequence CTGATTTCATTAGGGAGTAGAACTAGTGAGTTAGCGAGATTAAAAGCTAACCATATGGCTGATTTAGGTTATTGTGGACATACTTATGATGATAGTCAGACAAAGCTTTATACGGATAGATGGAGAAAGGGCGACACTATGGGATACAAACTTTGGGTTTGGGATATCTATCCAGATGTTCAGGGTGACGGCAAAGGTTCAATATGTCCTTTAGGTGAAAATGTGTATATGAGTTCTGGATATAGATTAAAACCAGAAGATTTAGCTAATCATATCTTCACATCATGGGTAGATTCTCCTATGCACAATGATGCTTTACTTTCTGAACAGGTGGATTATTATGGATTTCATGTTACAAAAGCTAGTAATAGTAAGATTTATGCTGCTTATGATATTAGTGAGCTTGTTACTTGGAATACAATAAAATAA
- a CDS encoding methionine gamma-lyase family protein, translating into MLDITRDFLKEHYNIDDEMMKFSEEVMEDIKFKFDEIKEIREYNQYKVLRAMQEANLSDNHFNWTTGYGYNDLGREKIEEIYAKVFHTEDALVRPIIVNGTHALSLTVQGLVRPGDEILSITSAPYDTLQGVIGIREEKGCLKEYGVTYSQLDFREDGNIDIDGIEAKINDRTKLVMIQRSKGYEWRKSLSIEDIEEAVKEVRRVKPEVIIMVDNCYGEFLDTKEPTDVGVDIMAGSLIKNPGGGLALTGGYIVGRHDLVEQISYRLTCPGIGKECGLTFGTTRSVLQGFFMAPYVVSQAVMGAIFCARAFEKMGYKVLPAYDDLRSDIIQCVQLGSPEEVVRFCEGVQYAAPVDSFVTPVPWAMPGYEDEVIMAAGAFVQGSSIELSADAPIRPPYNVYFQGGLTFDHSKMGTLKAIERIKDLHREQGK; encoded by the coding sequence ATGTTAGATATTACAAGAGATTTTTTAAAAGAACACTACAATATAGACGATGAAATGATGAAATTCTCAGAAGAGGTTATGGAAGACATCAAGTTTAAATTTGATGAGATCAAAGAAATAAGAGAATACAATCAGTACAAAGTATTAAGAGCTATGCAGGAAGCCAATTTAAGTGATAACCACTTCAACTGGACTACTGGATACGGATACAATGACCTAGGTAGAGAAAAGATAGAAGAAATATACGCAAAAGTATTCCACACAGAAGATGCACTTGTTAGACCTATAATAGTTAACGGTACTCATGCACTATCATTAACTGTTCAGGGATTAGTAAGACCAGGAGATGAAATACTTTCTATAACATCAGCACCATACGACACTCTTCAGGGAGTTATAGGTATAAGAGAAGAAAAAGGATGCCTAAAAGAATACGGTGTTACATATAGTCAGTTAGATTTTAGAGAAGATGGAAATATAGATATAGATGGTATAGAAGCTAAAATAAACGACAGAACTAAATTAGTTATGATACAGAGATCTAAAGGATATGAATGGAGAAAATCTCTATCAATAGAAGATATAGAAGAAGCTGTTAAAGAAGTTAGAAGAGTTAAACCAGAAGTTATAATAATGGTTGATAACTGCTACGGTGAGTTCTTAGATACTAAAGAACCAACAGATGTTGGGGTAGATATAATGGCTGGATCATTAATCAAAAACCCAGGTGGAGGACTTGCTTTAACTGGTGGATATATAGTTGGTAGACATGATTTAGTTGAACAGATATCATATAGATTAACTTGTCCTGGTATAGGTAAAGAATGTGGTCTTACATTTGGAACTACAAGAAGCGTACTTCAGGGATTCTTCATGGCTCCATATGTTGTATCTCAGGCTGTAATGGGCGCCATATTCTGTGCTAGAGCTTTTGAAAAAATGGGATATAAAGTACTTCCAGCTTATGACGACTTAAGAAGTGATATAATCCAGTGTGTTCAGCTTGGAAGTCCAGAAGAAGTTGTTAGATTCTGTGAAGGTGTTCAGTATGCAGCTCCAGTTGATTCATTCGTTACACCAGTTCCATGGGCAATGCCAGGGTACGAAGACGAGGTTATAATGGCTGCAGGAGCTTTTGTTCAGGGTTCTTCAATAGAATTAAGTGCTGATGCTCCAATAAGACCACCATACAATGTTTACTTCCAGGGTGGACTTACATTTGACCACTCTAAGATGGGTACATTAAAGGCAATAGAGAGAATAAAAGATTTACATAGAGAACAGGGAAAATAA
- the hfq gene encoding RNA chaperone Hfq — protein MKNAVLNLQDLFLNQARKEKKAVFIYLVNGVKVKGTVKGFDSYVILLEGEDKKQSLIYKHAVSTVQPVDNISIIY, from the coding sequence ATGAAAAATGCAGTATTAAACTTACAGGATTTATTCTTAAATCAGGCGAGAAAAGAGAAAAAAGCTGTTTTCATATATCTTGTTAATGGTGTAAAGGTTAAAGGAACTGTAAAAGGATTTGATAGCTATGTTATTCTACTAGAGGGAGAAGATAAAAAACAGAGCTTAATATACAAACACGCTGTATCTACTGTTCAGCCAGTAGATAACATAAGCATAATATACTAA